The genomic segment GGCGTTGGTCAGCTGCATCAGGTCGCCGATCGACACGTCCGCCCGCACGGCCCCGCTCTCCTGCGCCCGTGTCAGCAGCCGGGCCCCCGCCTCGCGCAGCGGTACGTGACAGGGGGCCAGGGCCGAGGTGTCGTCCCGCGAGGCGGAGAGCAGCGCACGGGCCAGCCCCCGGTACTCGCCCGCGTGCCGGACGATCGCGCCGAGCCACTCCACCAGGGCGTGGCACGGCTGCTCGGCCCGTGCCAGTGCGTACGAGTGGTCGAGCAGGTCGGCCAGCGCGTCCTGGAAGACCGCGTTCATCAGCGCGGGCCGGGTGGGGAAGTGCCGGTAGAGCGTGCCGATCCCCACGCCCGCGCGCCGGGCGAGGTCCTCCAGCGAGGCGTCGGTGCCCTGTTCGGCGAAGAGGGTACGGGCCTCGCCGACCAGCCGGTCGTGGTTGCGGCGGGCGTCGGCGCGCATCGGCCGTCCGGGCGCGGGCGCGGGGGCGGGCACGGGCGAACCGGGACCGGTCCCGTCCGGGTCCGGAGTCGGTGCCGTGCTCGGCGGCGTCACGCTGGCCATGGTGGGGTCATCCTCCCGGGTCTCCTCGGCTCCAGGATGCCACCGCCCTCCGGCGGGCCCGCCGCCGGACCGCGACTTGGCCCTTTCGTCCCGGGCCCGGAACGCGGAAGGGCCCCGCCCGGTCCGTACGCGGTGGGCGTACGGACCGGGCGGGGCCCCTGCGGGAGGCCCGAGGGCGGTCCCGCAGGTGTCAGTCCTTGATCTCGCAGATCGCGGCGCCGGACGACAGCGAGCTGCCGACCTCGGCGCTGAGGCCCTTGATCGTGCCGGAGCGGTGCGCGTTGAGCGGCTGCTCCATCTTCATGGCCTCCAGGACGACGACGAGGTCGCCCTCCTTGACCTCCTGGCCCTCCTCCACGGCCACCTTCACGATGGTGCCCTGCATGGGGGAGGCGAGGGTGTCGCCCGAGGCCGCGGATCCGGCCTTCTTCGCCGCGCGGCGCTTCGGCTTCGCACCGGCCGCCAGGCCCGTACGCGCCAGGCTCATGCCCAGCGACGAGGGGAGCGAGACCTCCAGGCGCCGGCCGCCGACCTCGACGACGACGATCTCCCGGTTGCCCTCGTCCTCGTCCGCCTCGGCGGGCGTGGTGAAGGGCTTGATCTCGTTGACGAACTCGGTCTCGATCCAGCGGGTGTGGATGCGGAACGGGTCCGAGGTGAACGCCGGGTCCACCACGACCGCGCGGTGGAACGGGATGGCGGTGGCCATGCCCTCGACGGTGAACTCGCCGAGCGCGCGGGCCGCGCGCTGGAGCGCCTGCTCACGGGTGGCGCCGGTGACGATCAGCTTCGCCAGGAGCGAGTCCCAGGCGGGGCCGATGACGCTGCCGGACTCGACACCCGCGTCCAGCCGGACACCGGGGCCGGTCGGGGCGTTGAAGGTGGTGACGGTGCCCGGGGCGGGCAGGAAGCCCCGGCCCGGGTCCTCGCCGTTGATACGGAACTCGAAGGAGTGACCGCGTACGGCCGGGTCGCCGTATCCCAGCTCCTCGCCGTCGGCGATCCGGAACATCTCGCGGACCAGGTCGAGGCCGGTGACCTCTTCGGTGACCGGGTGCTCCACCTGGAGGCGGGTGTTGACCTCCAGGAAGGAGATCGTGCCGTCCGTGCCGACGAGGAACTCGACCGTGCCGGCGCCGACGTAGCCGGCCTCCTTCAGGATCGCCTTCGACGCCGCGTACAGCTGGGCGTTCTGCTCCTCGGTGAGGAAGGGGGCCGGGGCCTCCTCGACCAGCTTCTGGTGACGGCGCTGGAGCGAGCAGTCGCGGGTGGAGACGACGACGACGTTGCCGTGCTGGTCGGCCAGGCACTGGGTCTCGACGTGACGCGGCTTGTCGAGGTAGCGCTCGACGAAGCACTCGCCCCGGCCGAACGCCGCGACGGCCTCGCGGACGGCGGAGTCGTACAGCTCCGGGACCTCTTCGAGGGTGCGGGCGACCTTCAGGCCGCGTCCGCCACCACCGAAGGCGGCCTTGATGGCGATGGGCAGACCGTGCTCCCGCGCGAACGCCACGACCTCCTCGGAGCCGGAGACCGGGTCCGGGGTGCCGGCGACGAGCGGGGCACCGGCGCGCTGCGCGATGTGCCGGGCGGCGACCTTGTCGCCGAG from the Streptomyces sp. NBC_01335 genome contains:
- a CDS encoding TetR/AcrR family transcriptional regulator, producing the protein MRADARRNHDRLVGEARTLFAEQGTDASLEDLARRAGVGIGTLYRHFPTRPALMNAVFQDALADLLDHSYALARAEQPCHALVEWLGAIVRHAGEYRGLARALLSASRDDTSALAPCHVPLREAGARLLTRAQESGAVRADVSIGDLMQLTNAIALAAEQNPEDPELADRLLLLTLQGLRSRAETTGTVPGA
- a CDS encoding acetyl/propionyl/methylcrotonyl-CoA carboxylase subunit alpha, whose amino-acid sequence is MRKVLIANRGEIAVRVARACRDAGIASVAVYADPDRDALHVRAADEAFALGGDTPATSYLDIAKVLRAAADSGADAIHPGYGFLSENAEFAQAVLDAGLTWIGPPPHAIRDLGDKVAARHIAQRAGAPLVAGTPDPVSGSEEVVAFAREHGLPIAIKAAFGGGGRGLKVARTLEEVPELYDSAVREAVAAFGRGECFVERYLDKPRHVETQCLADQHGNVVVVSTRDCSLQRRHQKLVEEAPAPFLTEEQNAQLYAASKAILKEAGYVGAGTVEFLVGTDGTISFLEVNTRLQVEHPVTEEVTGLDLVREMFRIADGEELGYGDPAVRGHSFEFRINGEDPGRGFLPAPGTVTTFNAPTGPGVRLDAGVESGSVIGPAWDSLLAKLIVTGATREQALQRAARALGEFTVEGMATAIPFHRAVVVDPAFTSDPFRIHTRWIETEFVNEIKPFTTPAEADEDEGNREIVVVEVGGRRLEVSLPSSLGMSLARTGLAAGAKPKRRAAKKAGSAASGDTLASPMQGTIVKVAVEEGQEVKEGDLVVVLEAMKMEQPLNAHRSGTIKGLSAEVGSSLSSGAAICEIKD